In a single window of the Chondrocystis sp. NIES-4102 genome:
- a CDS encoding CheA signal transduction histidine kinase, with translation MDTDQQIRLDFLEEADEYFNSLESLLMDLESQGAEPSLLDTAMRAAHSLKGGAAMMQFKPLSKIAHRLEDFLKILRVRKDNSLVDREVTTLLLQGVDCLREVRNLHQQDTVIDEDWLSNYTDPVFERLRGRLGDLKDEDEDLLLAEEEQVDVATLIFQSGVEECLESFRGQIEVLAPPQLKEELAMQAEQLAEFGQMSLIEPFVELCESVKQRLAVVSLNEIKALAQEALKLWERSHALVLVGRIDKLPTRIGSTLVDDEPTSEQAITTPDIQDIIDPAELQAIQNFTAQELATGSTELDFDEFIPDAAELLALDEAMKAMAEVENVNSIPLDLDALTPDLAELSALNAAIAAVDTPVVEAEVTQIKPIPAAKNLKQTIKEQGRMVKIPVEQLQRLNDLSSRLILERNAANLRLKQLQNFVGLTRERMRRLEQSSNQLRKLYDWASLEGMIPTTQPQALNIGVPWQISTSSIEEKFDALEMDRYSDLHLLSQEQMETIVQLQEVTTDIDLGIQEMGQVIRNLNYTTHELQQNITRSQMRPFAELVGRLPRMIRDLSSKHQKPVELIITGETTYIDRQALELLSDPLTHLLRNAFDHGIEPTETRIAAGKPAEGTITLNAAQKGNQTVITITDDGGGINIHKIRDRFIRRGFSQAEIDKVSETDLLDAIFEPGFSTADEVTELSGRGVGMDVVRSNLKQIRGDIQVSTELGKGTTFTITVPLSLLVLRVVIVESMGMVFAVPVYSIKEIIRFHEQAVIKDAQTEHISWNNQSIPLWRLEKYLRYQRPSSSFEMQGTAKIPTPTVLIFEDNTSLQGIYLEKYWNEQEVAIRPVKTSIALFPGFTGSTILGDGRVIPLIEPSILAKGLAKQQRASFTTLSTSVDIPLENSTFAVFDQSTVLVVDDSVNVRRYLAGILERNGYRVEEAKDGRDAVDKLQAGLQVKAVICDVEMPRLDGYGVLSEVKTEPHLEHIPIAMLTSRSNDKHRQLAMKLGASAYFSKPFNEQEMLQVLGGLVSQQNNN, from the coding sequence ATGGATACGGATCAACAAATCAGACTCGATTTCTTAGAAGAAGCAGATGAATATTTCAATAGTTTGGAATCTCTGCTGATGGATCTAGAGTCTCAAGGGGCTGAACCTAGTTTATTGGATACAGCTATGCGGGCTGCTCATTCTCTTAAAGGTGGTGCAGCAATGATGCAGTTTAAACCTTTAAGTAAAATCGCTCACCGTCTGGAAGATTTTTTAAAAATACTTAGAGTCCGCAAAGACAATTCTTTAGTCGATCGCGAGGTTACAACTTTACTTTTACAAGGGGTTGACTGTCTTAGGGAAGTCAGAAATTTACATCAGCAGGACACTGTTATTGATGAAGATTGGTTATCTAATTATACCGACCCTGTTTTTGAACGTTTACGTGGCAGGTTGGGAGATTTAAAAGATGAAGACGAAGACTTACTGCTAGCCGAAGAAGAGCAAGTTGATGTGGCTACTTTGATTTTTCAAAGTGGGGTGGAAGAATGTTTAGAAAGTTTTCGAGGGCAAATTGAGGTTTTAGCTCCCCCGCAATTAAAAGAAGAATTGGCGATGCAGGCGGAGCAATTAGCCGAATTTGGTCAAATGAGCCTGATCGAACCCTTTGTCGAACTATGTGAGTCGGTTAAGCAACGTTTAGCCGTAGTTTCCCTAAATGAAATTAAAGCCTTAGCCCAAGAAGCTTTAAAACTCTGGGAGCGATCGCACGCTTTGGTTTTGGTGGGTAGAATTGATAAACTGCCAACTAGAATTGGTAGCACCCTAGTAGATGACGAGCCTACATCTGAGCAAGCAATCACAACACCAGATATTCAAGATATAATTGATCCTGCCGAACTACAAGCAATTCAAAACTTTACAGCCCAAGAATTAGCCACAGGGTCTACAGAGTTGGATTTCGATGAGTTTATTCCCGATGCAGCAGAATTATTAGCCTTAGATGAAGCTATGAAAGCTATGGCTGAGGTGGAGAATGTAAATTCCATTCCACTAGATTTAGATGCACTTACACCTGATCTAGCTGAATTATCGGCATTAAATGCAGCTATTGCTGCGGTAGATACACCCGTTGTTGAAGCTGAAGTTACTCAAATAAAACCTATCCCTGCTGCTAAAAACCTCAAGCAGACTATTAAAGAACAAGGGAGAATGGTAAAAATACCAGTAGAGCAACTCCAACGTCTCAACGACTTATCTAGTAGATTGATTTTAGAACGTAATGCTGCCAACCTCCGACTAAAACAACTACAAAACTTTGTCGGTTTAACTAGAGAAAGAATGCGTCGTTTAGAACAATCTAGTAATCAACTGCGTAAGCTTTACGACTGGGCATCTTTAGAAGGCATGATTCCCACTACACAACCACAAGCCCTCAACATAGGTGTTCCTTGGCAAATTTCAACTTCATCTATAGAAGAAAAATTTGATGCTTTAGAAATGGATCGCTATAGCGATTTACATCTATTGTCCCAAGAACAAATGGAGACTATTGTACAGTTACAAGAGGTAACTACAGATATCGATCTAGGTATCCAGGAAATGGGGCAGGTAATTCGTAATTTAAACTACACAACCCACGAATTACAACAAAATATCACGCGATCGCAAATGCGCCCTTTCGCTGAACTAGTTGGGCGTTTACCGCGCATGATCCGAGATCTATCAAGCAAACATCAAAAGCCAGTTGAACTGATTATTACAGGGGAAACCACCTATATCGATCGCCAAGCTTTGGAATTACTTAGTGATCCTCTAACTCACCTTTTACGGAATGCTTTTGATCATGGTATCGAACCCACCGAAACTCGTATAGCTGCTGGTAAACCCGCCGAAGGTACAATCACCCTCAACGCAGCCCAAAAAGGTAATCAAACTGTCATTACCATAACTGACGATGGCGGAGGCATTAATATCCATAAAATTCGCGATCGCTTTATTAGACGCGGTTTTTCTCAAGCTGAAATTGATAAGGTTTCCGAAACTGATTTGTTAGATGCTATCTTTGAACCTGGTTTTAGTACCGCCGACGAAGTAACCGAATTATCGGGGCGTGGTGTTGGGATGGACGTGGTACGCTCTAATTTAAAACAAATTCGGGGCGATATTCAAGTTAGTACTGAACTTGGCAAGGGAACGACTTTTACTATTACCGTACCTCTATCTTTATTGGTATTAAGAGTCGTTATTGTTGAAAGTATGGGTATGGTTTTTGCTGTCCCTGTTTATAGTATTAAAGAAATTATTCGCTTTCACGAGCAAGCCGTAATAAAAGATGCTCAAACCGAACATATAAGCTGGAATAATCAATCTATTCCTTTATGGCGTTTAGAAAAATATCTTCGCTATCAACGTCCTAGTAGCTCTTTTGAAATGCAGGGTACTGCTAAAATCCCTACTCCCACTGTTTTAATTTTTGAAGATAATACCTCCTTGCAGGGAATTTATCTCGAAAAGTATTGGAACGAACAAGAAGTAGCGATACGACCTGTTAAAACTTCTATTGCTCTATTTCCAGGCTTTACTGGTTCGACAATTTTAGGTGATGGGCGCGTAATTCCATTAATTGAACCGAGTATATTAGCTAAAGGTCTTGCCAAACAACAACGAGCCTCCTTTACTACCTTATCAACATCAGTGGATATTCCCCTAGAAAACTCTACTTTTGCTGTTTTTGATCAATCTACTGTCTTAGTTGTAGATGATTCAGTTAACGTAAGACGTTATTTAGCAGGAATTTTAGAACGTAATGGGTATCGAGTTGAAGAAGCAAAAGACGGTCGAGATGCTGTTGATAAATTGCAGGCTGGGTTACAAGTAAAAGCAGTAATTTGTGATGTAGAAATGCCTCGTTTGGATGGTTATGGTGTCTTATCGGAAGTTAAAACCGAACCTCACTTAGAACATATTCCCATCGCTATGCTTACTTCTCGTAGCAATGATAAACACCGTCAATTAGCCATGAAACTGGGTGCTTCTGCCTATTTTTCCAAACCCTTTAATGAACAGGAAATGTTGCAAGTATTGGGAGGTTTAGTTAGTCAGCAAAATAATAATTGA
- a CDS encoding HEAT domain containing protein, protein MNIEQIKSALDDADPQQRMRGIRELRQYDTEIAAPLLIEHIKDQEFLVRSFVAMGLGRKRNPTSFAALLQMIQEDGDPNVRAEAANSLSLFGEESVIHLRQMYEHDPHWLVRRSIIAALADLDSPQELLEICAIGIAGDDLSVIESCIECLRILANTEQQESAIKLLLPLVNDDSWRIRMQTARTLSKYAHPEAIAAINQLKGDKDHRVVGAALESLV, encoded by the coding sequence ATGAATATAGAGCAAATCAAGAGTGCTTTAGATGATGCCGATCCTCAACAACGTATGCGAGGCATTAGAGAATTACGCCAATACGACACAGAAATTGCTGCCCCTTTGCTTATAGAACATATTAAAGATCAAGAGTTCTTAGTCCGCTCTTTTGTGGCTATGGGTTTAGGCAGAAAGCGAAATCCTACCTCTTTTGCAGCCTTACTACAAATGATCCAAGAAGATGGCGATCCTAATGTACGAGCAGAAGCAGCTAATTCCTTGTCTTTATTCGGTGAAGAATCTGTAATTCATTTAAGACAAATGTATGAACATGATCCACATTGGTTAGTACGTCGCAGTATTATTGCAGCTTTAGCAGATTTAGATTCCCCTCAAGAATTATTAGAAATATGTGCAATAGGTATAGCAGGGGATGATCTATCTGTCATCGAATCTTGTATTGAGTGTTTGCGTATACTTGCCAACACCGAGCAACAAGAATCTGCCATAAAATTACTTCTACCGTTGGTTAATGATGATTCCTGGCGTATTAGGATGCAAACCGCTAGAACCTTGAGTAAATATGCTCATCCAGAAGCGATCGCTGCTATAAATCAACTTAAAGGTGATAAAGATCATCGAGTTGTTGGGGCAGCGTTAGAAAGTTTAGTTTAA
- a CDS encoding DNA mismatch repair protein MutL, translating to MASQIKILPNEVIDLIAAGEVIDSLAAVVRELVENSLDAAASRITIALDPQIWQIQVIDNGEGMSLEDLRICAQPHSTSKINNCKDLWRITSLGFRGEALHSIAQVADLTISSRSKQQIEPVGWKITYQEGKAQNETAIAIAPGTIVTVSNLFAKIPVRRRGLPPVEKQLKTIQKLIYQIALCHPQVTWQVKQHNNIWFNISPGSTPKDVLPQLLKRITSNDLHYLQVDIPTPTPSESQPLWGATQKKSQIELTLGLPDRCHRHCADWVKVSVNNRQVRSPELEQTVLNSMAKTLPRDRFPVCLLHLHTCPSQIDWNRHPAKTEIYLHSLPYWQTEVSKAISQALTFNLNNLPVEVGDQRLGKILKVAEASGKYEINRNLAQTLQETTTSPISGINSLKLKAVAQVNKTYIVAEHSSGLWLVEQHIAHERVLYEQLQAFWELTPLPTPITLEYLKPTQIEQLQRLGIDIELFGANIWAVRNAPKILASRDDCAEALIELSWGGDLRSAQVATACRSAIRNGTTLTLEAMQNLLDLWQNTRNPRTCPHGRPIYLALEESTLARFFRRHWVIGKSHGILSSEQAR from the coding sequence ATGGCTTCACAGATAAAAATTCTACCAAACGAAGTAATTGATCTTATTGCTGCTGGCGAGGTAATTGATTCCTTGGCTGCGGTGGTAAGGGAATTGGTGGAAAATTCCTTAGATGCAGCAGCTAGTCGCATTACGATCGCTCTTGATCCTCAAATCTGGCAAATACAGGTAATTGATAATGGTGAGGGAATGTCTTTAGAAGACTTACGCATCTGCGCCCAACCTCATAGCACCAGTAAAATCAATAACTGTAAAGATTTATGGCGGATTACTAGTTTAGGATTTAGAGGTGAAGCTTTACATAGTATTGCCCAAGTTGCCGATTTAACCATAAGTAGCAGATCCAAACAACAAATAGAACCTGTAGGCTGGAAAATAACCTATCAAGAAGGAAAAGCACAAAACGAAACAGCGATCGCTATAGCTCCAGGTACAATAGTTACTGTTTCCAATTTATTTGCCAAAATTCCTGTACGTCGTCGGGGTTTACCACCTGTTGAAAAACAGTTAAAAACTATCCAAAAACTAATTTATCAGATTGCCCTGTGTCATCCACAAGTAACTTGGCAAGTTAAGCAGCACAATAATATCTGGTTTAATATTAGCCCAGGGTCAACCCCCAAAGATGTATTACCGCAGTTGCTCAAAAGAATTACCAGTAATGATTTACATTATTTGCAAGTAGATATACCAACCCCAACACCATCCGAATCACAACCGCTTTGGGGTGCAACTCAAAAAAAATCCCAAATAGAACTAACATTAGGGCTACCAGATCGCTGTCATCGACATTGTGCAGACTGGGTAAAAGTATCAGTAAATAATCGCCAAGTGCGATCGCCAGAACTAGAACAAACCGTATTAAATAGTATGGCAAAGACCCTACCACGCGATCGCTTTCCTGTTTGTTTATTACATCTGCATACTTGTCCGAGTCAAATTGATTGGAATCGTCACCCAGCCAAAACCGAAATTTATTTACATTCCCTTCCCTATTGGCAAACAGAAGTCAGCAAGGCTATTTCTCAGGCTTTAACTTTCAACCTAAATAATCTACCTGTAGAAGTAGGCGATCAACGACTGGGTAAAATACTAAAAGTGGCAGAAGCATCGGGCAAATATGAGATTAACCGCAATTTAGCTCAAACTCTACAAGAAACAACAACCTCCCCAATTAGTGGTATTAATTCCTTAAAACTCAAAGCAGTCGCCCAAGTTAATAAAACTTATATCGTTGCCGAACATTCCTCTGGTTTATGGTTGGTGGAACAACACATCGCCCACGAACGAGTATTATATGAACAATTACAGGCATTTTGGGAATTAACACCCCTACCAACACCCATTACCTTAGAGTATTTAAAACCCACTCAAATAGAACAATTACAGAGATTAGGTATTGATATAGAACTGTTTGGCGCAAACATTTGGGCGGTACGTAATGCCCCTAAAATATTGGCATCAAGGGACGATTGTGCTGAGGCTCTAATAGAACTTAGTTGGGGGGGTGATCTGCGCTCTGCTCAAGTAGCAACAGCTTGTCGTAGTGCTATTCGCAACGGTACAACTCTAACCCTAGAGGCGATGCAAAATCTACTAGATTTATGGCAAAATACCCGTAATCCTCGCACTTGTCCCCACGGTAGACCTATTTATTTGGCTTTAGAAGAATCCACCCTCGCCCGTTTCTTCCGTCGTCATTGGGTAATTGGTAAAAGTCATGGTATTTTGAGCAGTGAGCAGGCGAGATAG
- a CDS encoding excinuclease ABC subunit C — translation MTVSTLPQPLIKQPERLEATLKEIPPEPGVYFMRSNNGEILYIGKSKKLRSRVRSYFRSPKDLSARIALMVHQVTEIEFIVTDTEAEALALEANLIKQHQPYYNVLLKDDKKYPYVCITWSEDYPRIFITRKRRSTQQRDRYYGPYVDTRLLRYTLHIIKQVFPLRQRRKPLFKDRPCLNYDMGKCPGVCQSLITSEEYKKIVQKVAMVFQGRSEELVTTIQTQMEKAVERLDFEKAAKFRDQIRALQSLNADQKVSLPDDTVSRDAIASSADEKHCCIQLFQIRAGKLVGRLGFFADAQSGTPGAILQRVLEEHYATVEAVEIPAEILVQHELPESEILTEWLTQQKGRKVSLINPQRQIKAELIEMVERNANYELERTQRASDRNEQALQDLATILDLPELPKRIEGYDISHVQGSNAVASQVVFVDGIPAKQHYRHYKIKNPNVQIGHSDDFASMAEIISRRFRKYKRSDDQADIPLDTTSDPDFPDLVMIDGGKGQLSAVVKVLQEMNLLEAVQVVSLAKKREEIFLPGASEPLDTNAEQPGVQLLRRVRDESHRFAVSFHRQQRLTNSRRSRLADIPGLGFQRQKQLLAHFRSIDYIREASLAKLTEVPGIGANLAQEIYNYFHPS, via the coding sequence ATGACTGTATCAACACTACCTCAGCCTTTAATTAAGCAACCAGAACGCCTAGAAGCCACCCTGAAAGAGATTCCGCCTGAACCTGGAGTCTATTTTATGCGTAGTAATAATGGTGAAATTTTATATATTGGCAAGTCTAAAAAACTACGTTCTAGAGTGCGTTCTTATTTCCGTAGCCCTAAAGACTTGAGTGCGCGTATTGCACTAATGGTACATCAGGTTACAGAAATTGAGTTTATTGTTACAGATACAGAAGCAGAAGCCTTAGCCTTAGAAGCTAATCTAATTAAACAGCATCAACCATATTATAATGTGTTGCTTAAGGATGACAAAAAATATCCTTATGTTTGCATTACTTGGTCAGAAGATTATCCACGTATCTTTATTACCCGTAAACGGCGATCCACTCAACAACGCGATCGCTATTATGGTCCTTATGTAGATACTCGTCTATTGCGCTATACCCTACATATTATCAAGCAAGTTTTTCCTCTGCGTCAGCGACGTAAACCTTTATTTAAAGATCGTCCTTGTCTCAATTATGACATGGGTAAATGTCCTGGAGTGTGCCAGTCTTTAATTACTTCGGAAGAATACAAAAAAATTGTGCAAAAAGTGGCAATGGTTTTTCAGGGAAGGAGTGAAGAACTAGTAACAACAATACAAACTCAGATGGAGAAAGCAGTAGAGAGATTAGATTTTGAAAAAGCTGCTAAATTTAGAGATCAAATAAGAGCCTTGCAAAGCCTCAATGCCGATCAAAAAGTTTCCCTTCCTGATGATACAGTCTCTCGTGATGCGATCGCGTCTTCTGCGGATGAAAAGCACTGTTGTATTCAATTATTCCAAATTCGCGCTGGTAAACTAGTAGGACGTTTAGGTTTCTTTGCGGATGCTCAATCTGGTACACCTGGGGCGATTTTACAACGGGTATTAGAAGAACATTATGCCACTGTTGAGGCGGTGGAAATACCAGCAGAAATTTTAGTACAACATGAATTACCAGAAAGTGAAATTTTAACCGAATGGTTAACGCAACAAAAAGGTAGAAAAGTTAGTTTAATCAATCCCCAAAGACAAATTAAAGCCGAACTAATCGAAATGGTAGAACGTAATGCCAATTATGAATTAGAACGGACTCAAAGAGCAAGCGATCGCAATGAGCAAGCCTTACAGGATCTAGCTACTATTTTGGATTTACCTGAATTACCCAAGCGTATCGAAGGATATGATATCTCTCATGTTCAAGGTTCAAACGCCGTAGCTTCTCAGGTAGTCTTTGTAGATGGTATCCCAGCAAAACAACATTATCGTCATTATAAAATTAAAAACCCTAACGTCCAGATCGGACATTCCGATGATTTTGCGAGTATGGCAGAGATAATTAGCCGACGTTTTCGCAAATATAAACGTTCAGATGATCAAGCGGATATTCCCCTAGATACAACTTCAGATCCCGATTTTCCCGACTTAGTAATGATCGACGGTGGTAAAGGACAATTATCAGCAGTAGTTAAAGTCTTACAGGAAATGAACTTGTTAGAAGCCGTTCAAGTAGTGAGTTTAGCTAAAAAAAGAGAAGAAATATTTCTCCCAGGCGCATCCGAACCCTTAGATACCAATGCCGAACAACCAGGTGTACAATTATTGCGACGAGTCAGGGATGAATCTCACCGTTTCGCCGTCAGTTTCCATCGTCAACAGCGACTAACCAATAGTCGGCGATCGCGTTTGGCAGATATTCCAGGTTTAGGTTTTCAGCGTCAAAAGCAATTACTAGCTCACTTTCGTTCTATAGATTATATCCGCGAGGCTTCTTTAGCTAAACTTACAGAAGTTCCAGGTATAGGTGCAAATCTTGCTCAGGAAATTTATAATTATTTCCATCCTAGTTAA
- a CDS encoding phycobilisome protein, which produces MLSQRVQELIKKSRIVSFENWDKYQSEVIGIFEDADNQGRFLTQADIETITNYVPSLSHNLQQGKILHDHATEIVSSARGVVLKANPQITEPGGGLYPPMRAEACWRDFWHFLRCISYGISGGSIDYISDRGMGFMEQLYQELQVPLEAMVLGLEQLKIFSLEKFPHDQQDDLEPYFDRLIESMRKFS; this is translated from the coding sequence ATGCTTAGTCAAAGGGTACAAGAATTAATTAAAAAGTCTCGAATTGTCAGCTTTGAAAATTGGGATAAGTATCAGAGCGAGGTTATTGGAATTTTTGAGGATGCAGATAATCAGGGACGCTTTTTAACCCAAGCAGATATAGAAACAATTACTAATTATGTTCCGAGTTTGTCTCATAATTTGCAACAGGGAAAAATATTACATGATCATGCTACTGAAATAGTTTCTTCAGCTAGGGGTGTGGTTTTAAAAGCTAATCCTCAAATTACCGAACCTGGAGGAGGTTTATATCCTCCCATGCGAGCAGAGGCTTGCTGGCGCGATTTTTGGCATTTTTTGCGTTGTATTAGTTATGGTATTAGTGGCGGATCAATTGATTATATTAGCGATCGCGGTATGGGTTTTATGGAACAACTGTATCAAGAGTTGCAAGTTCCTCTAGAGGCGATGGTTTTAGGTTTAGAGCAATTAAAAATCTTTAGTTTGGAAAAATTCCCCCACGATCAACAGGATGATCTTGAGCCTTATTTTGATCGCTTAATTGAATCAATGCGCAAGTTTTCTTGA